Part of the Lepidochelys kempii isolate rLepKem1 chromosome 8, rLepKem1.hap2, whole genome shotgun sequence genome is shown below.
actatgttgaccaaatctgccttaggtgctttctacagcaaacactttaagtACAAGCGTAGAGCCAATGCTcgtaacttcagatataaaaatgaaacatgcatacgaataggatgaatacattcagtagaacataacctttcaaagatatgttacatggcatatctagcataaaacatattccagttatgtcatattctcACTCATAAGCCTATTTCTAAAAAGCATTATGGCGTGCGATGTCACACTGGGTTTCCAAGGTTTTCAGTGCAAGGTGTTGCCAGCGCTTGGAGACTGGCTGGTGACCCTGCTCTGCGTGTGCTTCCATGCACGCTGGCAAGGGGGCTCGGCCTCCCCCGTGATAACTCTGTCTCCCCAGCTGGCCCAGGAGGCCCGGCGGATCTATGACGAGTTCCTGTCCAGCCACTCAGTCAGCCCTGTTAACATCGACCGGCAGGCCTGGATCGGGGAGGAAATGCTGGCCATGCCCACCCCTGACATGTTCCGAGTCCAACAGCTCCAGGTGAGCAttgcccctgcccagctccccagccaggtGAGAGGGGCCATGGAGCCACCCCCCAAGACTCAGGATGGACGAGTTGGGGACatatcccctcccccaactctcaGCTGGGAGTAGTGGGCAGTATTCCAGAGCTCCTGATTCTGGGACTTGTCCCTCTGCCTCTGAGAGTATGAGGGGGCCTAGGCTGTCCTGGGgcactgggcggggggagggcgcTAACCAGATCTGTCTCCAGGGGTTGTGCTGGACGGGGGGAGGGGCTAACCAGGTCTGTGCCCAGGGGCCGTGCCAGGCTCTGGATGGGAGAGGGGCTAGCCAGGTCTGTGCCCGGAGGCCATGCCAGGTGCTGGGcatggggaggggctagccaggtctgtgcccgggggctgtgccaggtgctgggcagggggaggggctaaCCAGGTCTGTGTCCGGGGGCCGTgccaggtgcagggcagggggaggggctaaCCAGGTCTGTCTCCGGGGACCGTGccaggtgctgggcagggggaggggctaaCCAGGTCTGTCTCCGGGGACCGTGccaggtgctgggcagggggaggggctaaCCAGGTCTGTTCCCGGGGGCCGTGCCGGGCGCTGGATGGGAGGAGGGGCTAACCAGGTCTGTGCCCGGGGGCCATGccaggtgctgggcagggggaggggctaaCCAGGTCTGTGCCTGGGGGCCGTGCCAGGTGCTGGATGGGAGGAGGGGCTAACCAGGTCTGTGCCCAGGGACCGTGCCGGGCGCTGGACGGGAGGAGGGGCTAACCAGGTCTGTGCCCGGGGGCCGTGCCGGGCGCTGGACGGGAGGAGGGGCTAACCAGGTCTGTGCCCAGGGACCGTgccgggcggggggaggggctaaCCAGGTCTGTGCCCAGGGACCGTGCCGGGCGGGCGGAGGGGCTAACCAGTTTTGTGCCCGGGGGCCATGCCAGGCGCTGGGCACGGGACAGGCATGGCACTAAGTGCATCCCTCTCCTGGTTCAGATCTTTAACCTGATGAAGTTTGACAGCTACGCACGCTTCGTGAAGTCCCTGCTGTACCAGGCGTGTGTGAGGGCCGAGAATGAGGGACAGCCGCTCCCGGACCTGCGGTCTCACTCCCGGAACAGCAGCCCCCCACCCGACCTTGGCAAGGTACCAGgtccagctccccagcccagcagtggggcccaggggtggggctgctggAAGGACTGCAATTGTGGGCACCATGCAACCAAAATGGGCCACATTTGAGTGGCAGTGTGACccagtgtcacggagtgtgggtgagtccagggcctgcacccctcttcctgggattcactgtgactctcggccagccagtaaaatggaagtaAAATGTAACACCTCTGCCCCGGAAACGCTGCTGCGTccgccgggcggcttccctcagggacagggatcaggtcatccaagcgatccctctcctccaagtgggcaatcagctgtttcttggtggacctcccaatgcgcagccccctctgcctgcacagctccaccaggtcactcttaaggcgtttagcgtacagctccctgctggccactcgcaggcctgtGCAACTTTCCACGGTTTCTAGGAAGAATCcctagtgtgccagtccttcttgaggtcaccacctctttgccagggtcgagctgcagactcctccgcccctgggaccgctcgctgcaatcccccgggggaccctgttactgcaaaagttcttctctctggtcacatactcccaggggttaaccaccccctgaaaccgtctctctctaaatcttcagcacacctggtccccgtcaatcccccttcgttttactgttccccagtcacttactgccgTTCacagggtgcagtacatcccaccgctgccaccagttgtcatggagtgtggaggagtccagggcctgcacccctcttcctgggattcactgtgactctcagccagccagtaaaacagaaggtttattggacaataggaacacagtctaaaacagagcttgtgggtacaaccaggacccctcagtcaagtccttctggggggaagggagcttagaccccagccctggggttccctgcgttcctccacccagcaccaaactgaaaccaaaatccccccagcaggctctctcctgcagcctttgtccagtttcccgggcagaggtgttacctcccctgccccgtcctggctcaggttacaggctctcaggtctcccatcccctgtgaaactcccctgccacattcccaggtcaactctcccccctccctgctgcgtcacacctGGCACCTGGGGTCGTGAcacctggctgctcctccagcatGCCAGCAGGGAAGGGCTCCCCCATtcatcacccagctctgctcaggaGCCAAGGGGGGCTCAAAAGTGGGGAGGCAATGGGGGTTCCCTTTCTTGGGGGGGCAGCCCCAGAAGCTCCCTGAGCTGAGATCTGCCTCTCTTGTCCCCTAGAAGGTGAAGCTGAAGCCGGGGAAGTCCCTGCCGCTAGGGGTGGAGGTGGCCGGCAGCTGTGCTGGCAGGAGCCCCCAGAGATCCTTCAGGAGAGGGGAGCGGAGAGAGCCCTCGTGGACAGGTAAACCCCACGCTGGGCCCCACCTGGCTGCCATCTCAGTAGCCCCTCAGGCCTGTGGCCGTCCCTTcccaaagggccctggagctGGCCTCTTGTCCTGATgtccgtccgtctgtctgtctgtcctagAGGTGGGAGACGGCAATGGGGGCTTGTCCCTGTGGCGCGAGTCCCAGGGCTCCTTGAATTCCTCTGCGAGCCTGGACCTGGGCTTCCTCTCAtcatcctgcagcagcagcagcatggccagcagctcccaggcggAGGTAAGTGCCCTGCCGCGGGACCTGCTGCGTAGCCACGCCACCCACCGGGCTGACGccgcctcttcccctgcagaGCCACAGGAAGAGCCTGGGAGGCGCAGAGCCCGACCCGCAGGCCAGGCCCAGCAAGTACTGCTGTGTGTACCTGCCGGATGGCACGGCCTCGCTGGCCTCGGTACGGGCTGGCGTCTCCATCCGCGACATGCTGGCAGGCCTCTGTGAGAAGCGCGGCTTTAGCCTCCCTGACATCAAGGTCTACCTGGTTGGCAACGAACAGGTAGGGACagtcctggggtggggaggagagagctgcGCAGGCCAGGGACGGCCTGGGGGCTGCATCAGGAGCAGGCCCTGGAGCTGCCTCGCCCGAGGGACCCCAGGGCCCCGCACTGACAGGCGCTGCCCACCTGAGGCACCTCTCTGCAGACCGGAATTCCATGAGGCAGGGCTTTGGGGGGCGGTGCCAGGGCCGTGGGAGGGTCTGTGTCTCAGGTGGAGCCGTGTTCCTGATTCTGACGTGTCTCCTCTTGGCGTGGTTCTTCCCAGAAGGCGCTGGTGCTGGACCAGGACAGCGTGGTTCTGATGGACCAAGAGGTGAAGCTGGAGAACAGAATCAGCTTCGAGTGagtagcagctgctggagagacAGATGCTGCTGCACCCTGTGAACATGGGGCCAGCACCTGCAGCACTGGCTCTGCATATCCCTGCCTCTCCAAACCTTCCCCGTGCTCCACGCCCCGGCTCCCCATGGCACCAGCACCATGGCCATGGGACTGAGGCAGCGGCTCTGGTGCTAAGTGCGAGGGGCTCACTGGGGTGGCAACCCTCCCCGACTCTGGGGTGGGCCCTCAGAAGAGCAGATGGGAGCATGGCTCTGACCCGCCCCCGCACACGCTGGCCTGGGCGCCGCAGGTGCTGGCAGGGCTCATCCTGACTGGCCAGCGAAGGCGGCTTCACCCCAGGATGAACATGCCTGGAGCGGGCATCTGGCAGCCTGGGCTCACCAGTGCCCAGTGCAGCTCCACCAGGCtcactctgccctgccccaccctgctcggctctgccctgcccagccccacctcctcagctgctgcctgccccaccccgccttgccaggctcagccctgccccatcaTTCCAGATGCTGTCTCGCCCCACCAGGTCTTGCCACATGCTGCCATGCATGGCCCGTGTGTTTCCTTCATCTCTGTCTTCCTAGGCTGGAAATTTCCCCCCTCAGTAAAACTGTGCGAATCACCGCAAAGTCGAACAAGTGCCTGCGGGAGGCGCTGCAGCCCGTGCTAAGGAAGTATGGTGTGGACGTGGAGTGGGCACTGCTGCGGCGGGTGAGAGCTGGCCCGCagcctgggcagggggctgcctTCCCCCGCACTGGTGGAGTCCTAGGAACCTGCAGAAGGGGGCTGCTGTCTTTCAGTGCTGGGCATAAGCACccacctggggctgcaggggtagATCTTAGGGAGTCCTTTGCCCCCATGCAGAACTCAGCCCTGCTCAGGTAGGAGAGGCCAGACTGTGCCTTGTCCTGCAGGCAGTGCCCCACCCATGGAGCCTGGGGCTGGCTACATGGCTTTCCCcagaggctgcctgcctgccctcctgTGGGCAGAGCTCCTACCCCAGGGGACCACACCTCCAGCCATTGTGTGGCCTGTGCCCTCACTGCCCCTCACACCATGGCCAGAGCCTGCTCTTGCTCCCCACTATGCGCCATCCCATGCAACGCTCCCCGACTCTGTTCTGCTGCAGCAGGGGGAGCCGGGAGCCCTGGACCTCAAGAAGCTGGTCAGCACCGTGGCTGCGCAGAAGCTCATCCTGGAAGCTGCAACAGGTATGGCCTGCAGGGCGGAGCAGCCAGGCTGGAGCACCCCCGTGGTCCCACCGCCTATCCAGGCCAGCACTAAGTCTgtgtccagcccagggccctgtgggccCCGCACAGCACTGTGTGGGCCCGGGCAGTCGGgtatcttcctcctccccagtcaGCCCCAGCTTCTGCACCAGTGGGGTGCCATGTGCCTTGGCTATTGGCTGCCGTGAaatcccacagcagtgagttccacagttatCGTGGTGCTGCGTTCTTCCCTGGGGGGCCTGGGCTCCTGCAATGGCAGGTGGTCTGCTCCTGCCTGTCCCGCGGGCAGAAGGCTCTGGGCCTGACTCGCTGCGGTGCTTGTGTTGCAGAAGTGAAAGGGACGGGTGCCAGTGACGCTGCCGTGGCCACTTCCCCCCTTCGGTGCAAGGTGAGTCCTGAGCACCAAGAGGGGCCCGggcaggggggctgagggggTGCCCCAGCAAAGGAGGGCAGCACTAGATTAGGCCCAGGCTGTCgctgaggctgggctgggctgggagtcCCTGGGAGTGCAGCTCTCTGGCTCACTTGGGCGGTGAGCCCCGTGGCCGGAGCAGGGTACAGTTCTGGGCCAGGCTGGCTTTGGGGCATCTCTGTGCCATGAAGGGGAGGCAGGTCTCCctgccgggctgggctggggttgcCAGCTCACTCTTCCTGCTCCTCACGTGCTCTGTCCCCCACTCCCAGGAGGACGCCCCCACAGACACAGAGGTGGAAGCAGACATGCTGTCAGAGGTGCTGCCATCCTTCACCAGGTCCAGGCCAGCAGCCCCGAGGGGCGTGAACCGGTGCACGTATGACCTGGAAGGTGGGCAGCCCTGGCATCTGGCACGCTCTTAAACCAGCACCATGTGCAGAGGGCAGGGACACAGGGGGCATATCTGgggtgctgggggcagagggcgTCTGTGGTATGTTCAGTGTCAGAAGGAAACGTGGGAGGTGGGGAAGTGCAGGGGCAaatggggtctgggagggggggtctgagtgcaggatgggggctctggggtgggggaggggagtctgAGCGTGGGATGGGGactctgggcaggggaggggagtttgAGGCAGGATGGGGGCTCTCGGGCACGGGAGGGGTCTGGGAGTGTTCTGGGGAAGTCTGGCTCTGCCCAATGACTTcactcttccctccttcccccaggacTGGTGGAGCTGCTGAACCGTGCCCAGAGCTGCAGGGCCAACGACCAGCGTGGGCTGCTTTCTAAAGAGGTCCTGGTCCTGCCCGACTTCCTGCAGCTGCCGGGGCAGGATGCTGGCCCCAGCAAGAGCTCTGAGCGGCAGCATGGCCCCTGCGATGCCAGCCCCACCCGAAAGGGGGCgggtgccccctgccccctggaTCCTGCACTGGTGCAGCCACCTGTCCATTCTGAACTGCACTGAGCCCCATGCTGCACTTTCTTCAGAGCTAGTGCTGAATTGGGGTCAGTCCCAGTGCCCTGGCCAAATCCTGCCTCCCTAAACTGCTCTGGCGGTTTCAGGAAACTACAGTATtctccacttcctgtcctaaactgttgtgtagtgttgctgtgagttgttaaacagctgccacgttCCAcgctagaggtggctgcatctcagtggcaAGTGAAGTGAGCCTGTATATAGTTTGAATGTCagttgtttgtaaagcactttgggatgtaAGATATGCCTGATTAACAACCTGCGTGGCCCAGCGCCTCTGTGCTTCTGTCACCAGTCCTTGCCAcggggacaacaggggatgggAGCCTGCAGCCCCCAGATCAGTGCTGCCTATGTCTGCACAGAGGGGGCCATGGAGAGTTGGCAgctgcctgggggaggaggctccCTGGGGTAACctgccagtggggagggggatggtgGCGCGTCAGGACGAGGAGGATGGGGAGGCACTTTGGCGTGGTGTCGTGGGCAGGAGTGGCTCCCTAGGGTGGCCCTTCGATGCGTCTCACTGGGGTCTCGGCCAGACACCTGCCCCTGTTTAGCTCCAGAAGTGCGGGCAAGCAAACCCCAAACCCTCAGCTGCTACAGGGCTGCAGCAAGGCCTGGCTGTTCCCAGCAAGTGAGAGCCCCTGCACCAGCTCCAGGGTACAGGAGTCCCCAGTGCCCAGGCCGGCTGGACAGGCTGCATCTCCTGGGAGCCAGACCCCATGCCCATTGGGGGATAGCTATGGGGCTGcgaggggagcccagagccccccaggcCACATCAGCTTGCCGGCTGTGGTGCTGCTTTGCATGCCAAGGGCAGCTGCGGAGGTGGCTGCTCCGCACTGGCTGCCCTCGTCTGCATGTGACAGCACCTCATCGGGCTGCGTGTGAATGGGGAGTAGGAGAGGCAACCAGCTGCCTGCAGCCTGCTGCACAGCCCAGGGATTACGGACCAGGCCGgtaggcaggggtgggggcatgaCTGGCCATGCAGAGGGGCAAGGGGCAGCAGATACCATGGCAGGTGATACTGCAAAGAGCTGGGCTGTAGGGGGTTTCACGAGAGGGCACACTCCCCTCATCAGTGCATCTCTAGTGACCCATTGCAGTGCCAGATGGGTGCTGCGGGGCAGGGTCTGTCCCAGGGCCCCAGggcagcactagggggcgctgtgccgcagggagcggggcgaggtctgtcccaatgccccagggcgttgctagggggcgctgtgccgcagggagcagggtgaggtctgtcccaatgccccagggcgttgctagggggcgctgtgccgcagggagcggggcgaggtctgtcccagggccccagggcggcactagggggcgctgtgcctcagggagcagggtgaggtctgtcccaatgccccagggcgttgctagggggcgctgtgcctcagggagcagggtgaggtctgtcccaatgccccagggcggcgctagggggcgctgtgccgcagggagcagggtgaggtctgtcccaatgccccagggcgttgctagggggcgctgtgccgcagggagcggggcgaggtctgtcccagggccccagggcggcgctagggggcgctgtgccgcggggAGCAGGGCGAGGTCTGTCCCAGGGCCCCAGggcagcactagggggcgctgtgccgcagggagcggggcagggtctgtcccagggccccagggcggcgctagggggcgctgtgccgcagggagcagggcgaggtctgtcccaatgccccagggcgttgctagggggcgctgtgccgcagggagcggggcgaggtctgtcccaatgccccagggcgttgctagggggcgctgtgccgcagggagcggggcgaAGTCTGTcccagggcggcgctagggggcgctgtgctgcagggagcagggcgaggtctgtcccagggccccagggcggcgctagggggcgctgtgccgcagggagcggggcgaggtctgtcccagggccccagggcggcgctagggggcgctgtgccgcggggAGCAGGGCGAGGTCTGTCCCAGggccccagggcggcgctagggggcgctgtgcctcAGGGAGCGGGGTGAGGTCTGTCCCAGggccccagggcggcgctagggggcgctgtgccgcggggAGCAGGGCGAGGTCTGTCCCAGGGCCCCAGggcagcactagggggcgctaTGCCACAGGGAGCGGGGCGAGGTCTGTCCCAGGGCCCCAgggcggcactagggggcgctgtgccgcagggagcggggcagggtctgtcccagggccccagggcggcgctagggggcgctgtgccgcagggagcagggcgaggtctgtcccagggccccagggcggcgctagggggcgctgtgccgcagggagcggggcgaggtctgtcccagggccccagggcggcactagggggcgctgtgcctcAGGGAGCGGGGCGAGGTCTGTCCCAGggccccagggcggcgctagggggcgctgtgccgcggggAGCAGGGCGAGGTCTGTCCCAGGGCCCCAGggcagcactagggggcgctaTGCCACAGGGAGCGGGGCGAGGTCTGTCCCAGGGCCCCAgggcggcactagggggcgctgtgccgcagggagcggggcagggtctgtcccagggccccagggcggcgctagggggcgctgtgccgcagggagcagggcgaggtctgtcccaatgccccagggcgttgctagggggcgctgtgccgcagggagcggggcgaAGTCTGTcccagggcggcgctagggggtgctgtgctgcagggagcagggcgaggtctgtcccagggccccagggcggcgctagggggcgctgtgccgcagggagcggggcgaggtctgtcccagggccccagggcggcactagggggcgctgtgcctcAGGGAGCGGGGCGAGGTCTGTCCCAGggccccagggcggcgctagggggcgctgtgccgcggggAGCAGGGCGAAGTCTGTcccagggcggcgctagggggcgctgtgctgcagggagcagggcgaggtctgtcccagggccccagggcggcgctagggggcgctgtgccgcagggagcggggcgaggtctgtcccagggccccagggcggcactagggggcgctgtgcctcAGGGAGCAGGGCGAGGTCTGTCCCAGGGCCCCAGggcagcactagggggcgctaTGCTACAGGGAGCGGGGCGAGGTCTGTCCCAGGGCCCCAgggcggcactagggggcgctgtgccgcaggAAGCGGGGCGAGGTCTGTCCCAAGGCCCCAgggcggcactagggggcgctgtgccgcaggGAGCAGGGCGAGGTCTGTCCCAgggcggcactagggggcgctgtgccgcagggagcggggcgaAGTCTGTcccagggcggcgctagggggcgctgtggtgcCTGGccaggggtggtgaaggagtttGCAGGAGGTGGGTGCTTATTCTACTGTCCCTTCTCCCTGTAGCTTTCTACTTCACTTCCAGCGTAAGTGGCTGAGCACATTCCCATGTGCTGACCAGTAGCCGCTGTGTTTcagcccagaggcagctgcagcctcatccctggggcaggggcttcaTACTGACCCTTTGCTCTGCCCcagagaagcaggagagagagtctGGGGTGGATGCTATAGTCACTGACCGACGGTGCTGCTCTTTGCTGAGCCCCCCAGCCAATGTGCCCCACCCCGCACAGCGGGCACCGGGCGGCAGGGAGCTTTTGAGAGGCTGGCTATGCGGGCCGGTGGGGTGTGCAGGCAGGTGGGGATCGAGCTGCCCTGCCAGCCTGGAGCAGCTGTGGAacaggctcccagcagggggtgagTGCGTGGGGAGGACGTCATGGCTCGGACATGGGCGAGGAACCTGTTTTCTCACTGAGCTGTGCCCTGGTCCCGAGGCTGCCTCCCCCTCGCTCTGTGCAAGGGCAGGACCCGCTTACTCTGGGCAGGTCCTGGGGCAGCTCAGTTCTCCCCATGGAGCTGGCGGCGGGGGCATTAGTTCGGGGGGATGCTGCTGCCAATCTGGATAGTGATATtcctgggatcctggggggcatCCGATCCACCCACCTCCCCAGGGCACTTGTGGGGCAGGTCTGCGAGCCAGTGAGGGTAGCATAGCAGTGCCCCAGGGAGCCTGTACCCTAGTGCCAAAGGCTGggtaaatgggggagggagggattaaCATCCTGGGAATCCCACTAGCTGTGCAGGCTGCAGGGGGCCTGGTGGGGTCTGGTTCCCCCACGGTGGGGTCTGGGTTCGCCCTGTCCTGTTGTGCCCCCAAGGAGTAGATGCCATCAGACCTGCTGGCCCTGCCCAGGTACCAGGCAGTTACCCTGGCGAGTTCTCCTTATCCCCATGGAGATGGCCTCCAAGGTACCACGCGGCAGCTGTCCCTGGGCCAGGCTCACCCGCAGCGAACAGCCCTGGCTGGAAGCCAGTGGACATGGGGGCCGGGTAGGACCAAGGAAGCGGGCAAGGGACGCTGCATGGTTACTTCCGGCTACACTGCCAGGTGGGtggagcggggggcagggctggctgggcgtTCCTGGCCCCCGCAAGGCTGATCAgaaacagcccctccccgccctgtGGTCCGagcagctctgcccagccccacgGCTGGGCTCCCTTGGAGCTGCTGGCCTCCAGGCCAGGTGCGTTCACTGGAACCCTTCAGCGGCTGGGCTGTCCTGCTGCTTGGATTGTGGTGGTGCCTGGATACGGGGAAGCAGGCCCTGCCCTGGCAGC
Proteins encoded:
- the RGS14 gene encoding regulator of G-protein signaling 14 isoform X3 — its product is MPGKAKHLGVQSSHMGLAVSDGELNSSGARGSSHSVHSLPGAQNAGCAAELPVASWAESFETLLQDRVAVTYFTLAQEARRIYDEFLSSHSVSPVNIDRQAWIGEEMLAMPTPDMFRVQQLQIFNLMKFDSYARFVKSLLYQACVRAENEGQPLPDLRSHSRNSSPPPDLGKKVKLKPGKSLPLGVEVAGSCAGRSPQRSFRRGERREPSWTEVGDGNGGLSLWRESQGSLNSSASLDLGFLSSSCSSSSMASSSQAESHRKSLGGAEPDPQARPSKYCCVYLPDGTASLASVRAGVSIRDMLAGLCEKRGFSLPDIKVYLVGNEQKALVLDQDSVVLMDQEVKLENRISFELEISPLSKTVRITAKSNKCLREALQPVLRKYGVDVEWALLRRQGEPGALDLKKLVSTVAAQKLILEAATEVKGTGASDAAVATSPLRCKEDAPTDTEVEADMLSEVLPSFTRSRPAAPRGVNRCTYDLEGLVELLNRAQSCRANDQRGLLSKEVLVLPDFLQLPGQDAGPSKSSERQHGPCDASPTRKGAGAPCPLDPALVQPPVHSELH
- the RGS14 gene encoding regulator of G-protein signaling 14 isoform X2; translated protein: MPGKAKHLGVQSSHMGLAVSDGELNSSGARGSSHSVHSLPGAQNAGCAAELPVASWAESFETLLQDRVAVTYFTEFLKKEFSAENVYFWQACERFQQIPARNTQQLAQEARRIYDEFLSSHSVSPVNIDRQAWIGEEMLAMPTPDMFRVQQLQIFNLMKFDSYARFVKSLLYQACVRAENEGQPLPDLRSHSRNSSPPPDLGKKVKLKPGKSLPLGVEVAGSCAGRSPQRSFRRGERREPSWTEVGDGNGGLSLWRESQGSLNSSASLDLGFLSSSCSSSSMASSSQAESHRKSLGGAEPDPQARPSKYCCVYLPDGTASLASVRAGVSIRDMLAGLCEKRGFSLPDIKVYLVGNEQKALVLDQDSVVLMDQEVKLENRISFELEISPLSKTVRITAKSNKCLREALQPVLRKYGVDVEWALLRRGEPGALDLKKLVSTVAAQKLILEAATEVKGTGASDAAVATSPLRCKEDAPTDTEVEADMLSEVLPSFTRSRPAAPRGVNRCTYDLEGLVELLNRAQSCRANDQRGLLSKEVLVLPDFLQLPGQDAGPSKSSERQHGPCDASPTRKGAGAPCPLDPALVQPPVHSELH
- the RGS14 gene encoding regulator of G-protein signaling 14 isoform X1, yielding MPGKAKHLGVQSSHMGLAVSDGELNSSGARGSSHSVHSLPGAQNAGCAAELPVASWAESFETLLQDRVAVTYFTEFLKKEFSAENVYFWQACERFQQIPARNTQQLAQEARRIYDEFLSSHSVSPVNIDRQAWIGEEMLAMPTPDMFRVQQLQIFNLMKFDSYARFVKSLLYQACVRAENEGQPLPDLRSHSRNSSPPPDLGKKVKLKPGKSLPLGVEVAGSCAGRSPQRSFRRGERREPSWTEVGDGNGGLSLWRESQGSLNSSASLDLGFLSSSCSSSSMASSSQAESHRKSLGGAEPDPQARPSKYCCVYLPDGTASLASVRAGVSIRDMLAGLCEKRGFSLPDIKVYLVGNEQKALVLDQDSVVLMDQEVKLENRISFELEISPLSKTVRITAKSNKCLREALQPVLRKYGVDVEWALLRRQGEPGALDLKKLVSTVAAQKLILEAATEVKGTGASDAAVATSPLRCKEDAPTDTEVEADMLSEVLPSFTRSRPAAPRGVNRCTYDLEGLVELLNRAQSCRANDQRGLLSKEVLVLPDFLQLPGQDAGPSKSSERQHGPCDASPTRKGAGAPCPLDPALVQPPVHSELH
- the RGS14 gene encoding regulator of G-protein signaling 14 isoform X4; this encodes MPGKAKHLGVQSSHMGLAVSDGELNSSGARGSSHSVHSLPGAQNAGCAAELPVASWAESFETLLQDRVAVTYFTEFLKKEFSAENVYFWQACERFQQIPARNTQQLAQEARRIYDEFLSSHSVSPVNIDRQAWIGEEMLAMPTPDMFRVQQLQIFNLMKFDSYARFVKSLLYQACVRAENEGQPLPDLRSHSRNSSPPPDLGKKVKLKPGKSLPLGVEVAGSCAGRSPQRSFRRGERREPSWTEVGDGNGGLSLWRESQGSLNSSASLDLGFLSSSCSSSSMASSSQAEKALVLDQDSVVLMDQEVKLENRISFELEISPLSKTVRITAKSNKCLREALQPVLRKYGVDVEWALLRRQGEPGALDLKKLVSTVAAQKLILEAATEVKGTGASDAAVATSPLRCKEDAPTDTEVEADMLSEVLPSFTRSRPAAPRGVNRCTYDLEGLVELLNRAQSCRANDQRGLLSKEVLVLPDFLQLPGQDAGPSKSSERQHGPCDASPTRKGAGAPCPLDPALVQPPVHSELH